GCTATGTTCTTGTGCTTGGGAAGTAGATCCATTCATCTATACTGTAGGCATAcatagtacagtacaatacaataagtGTGGCCAAACTCCCATTCTGACTATAGACTGTCAACTGGAATAATGATTGCACTAGGCCTATATGAAACATTTAAACCTCCCAAtcatacagatttacagtaTATCCCACCCAGCCTTTAACCGCAGAGTTGAATGGGCTGCTCCTAAAATCTCCTGCAGTATATTGACTTAAAACAAGATTAAAGGTGTAGGAAAAGGATGCCAGCTCTCAATTTCAAACCTAAGCTCCCCCAATAATCAATAATCCCTCTTAATGTCCCCATTAccgtcagagacagagagaccgtGCAGTATATTgtacactctgtgtgtgtgtgtgtgtgtgtgtgtgtgtcattgacAAAGTGAAcatatgagagtgtgtgtgagagagagaacctgCCTGGTTGGGTTGGTGTCAGTTTACCGTTTGTCATTACAGGACTGTATTAAACACCCGACCCCTTGGCCAAGACCAAtgtacagagacagacagatgccatgcacgtacacacacacacacacacacacacacacacacacacacacacacacacacagtacacatgcTCTGTATGCACGCATGTATGTAAAGGGAGTATGAGATATCCATGTGGAATATGTGTATTTGCGTGAGTTTCTTTGACCTAAAGCACGAGACGGATATTGACATAGCTGTGTGTTCTCCTATAAGCAATAGGCTGAactatttttaaacatttaaaggGGCAAAGGGGCAAAGGGtccaaacataaaaacaaaactaaagtcCAAACATCTTAAAATGTACCTCCAGTCAGATAAAGAGTTGCGATTACTGTAGCAAAGTGCTGTATCCTTGTCATTGAGTTCATCCTTATCCTTGAGTGTTTATCTTTATCTCTaacaccccccctctcttttccaccCTCCTTGaccttctctccacctctcctaaacccaccttcctccaccctcttctttccttccttctttccttccttacttcctcgtccgctcctttcctctcctcttccaggtGAAGAAGCATCAGCAGGCGGTGGTGGGCTTCCTGGAGGCCAATCGAATCAGCTTCCAGGAAGTGGACATCACCATGATGGAGGAACGGAGGCTCTGGATGTACCGCAACATCCCCAAAGACAAGCAGCCGGAGAAGGGCAACCCTCTGCCACCACAGATCTTCAATGAAGATCGCTACTGTGGGGTATGGTGGATACCGGGGTGTATTGTCTGTGATGACCAGTGTTAGCCTTCGTTACGCAGCCTTGTACACTTGGAGAAGATTGTTATGGAACTCTTTGTTTTCTTGGAGCACCCAGATCTTGAAAGTTTGGGTGGGACAGCATTCTGTCTTATAGTTTAATAgcatttttgcacatttgatCTTGGAGAGTACATTGTGCATGTGTTGGGtttgtatatatactgtgtacCAATTGTTATGCACAAGGTAATGCTGATAATGCCAAAACATACTTTACATCAATGCAAGTTATAGCTACTAGCACAACGTTGAGCTAGATATGTTTGTGAATGAGTTCGATCAGTTAGAGCTTGCCAGTTTATGTCCTCCGCTGAGATTGCATGCTACTCTCTAATCCTGTCATAATCCACTTCATGGATGGGGCAGATTATCTGCTCGGCCTGCCCTCACTCTCTCTGGCCAAGGTAATCCAACATTACTCTCCAATGACAGAGCCAGAGTGAGGCGGTCACTGAATGACACATTCAAAGCAGCAGTGGAAGGACTGTTTGGCCCTGGGCACATCCTTTGGCAGGGATGTTTACAGCGATCTTTCAAACTCGTAGGGGTTATGTAACACAGTGCATCTCTATTTTTTGTCTTTGCCCTCAGGACTATGAGGATTTCTTCCAGTCAAAGGAGAACAACACTGTGTTTGCATTCCTGGGCCTCAGTTCCCAACCCTCAGTTAAAGTAAGGGGAAGTACATACACATTTGTGGctttgtgacacacacacacgcacacacacacacacacacacacacacacacacacacacacacacacacacacacacacacaaagacgtaCAAACAcattactgtgttactgtgtactGTGTCACGGGTATAAATCATGCAGCCAATACATTTTGCTGCAGCACTAGCGTCTGCAAGACAGCCTCTGAAATGTTCAATTTATGTGTGATTCATTGGTTTGTCAGGTCAGCTTGTCttgaaggaaaaaagagaaattaaGAACATCAACTCCCATGCGTCTAGAATGAGTTGCCTCGCCTCGTCTCCTCCCCTCAATCTGTCTAACTTTTACAGATACTCAGTTATATGCTGGGTCTCCTAAAGATTATCCTAGAATTTAATTTCTTCATAAACCAAGGGACAAAGTTAATCTCAGTGCTTAGATGATACACTGCACAGTAGATAGAGTATCTATCATACTGGAACTGTGCTGGATAGGACAGGGTGTTATCTACAGCACTGCGTTACTAGCAGTGCCTGAAATGGGCCGGTACTCACCGGTACTGAgtaccggcacttctgatttttgtccacatgagtacccttacttcttattccGTACCGCCGCCTCCTGGTACGCCTtagttgaatgaagagagtatctccgtatgaaaaaagtgcgccatagacttgatagggcttcatttaagcagacagcatcctacagactgaaggcagcgcTCTGCTCACACACGGTGAATCAAACTGCAGccgaaaacaaagctgcatagatcaagtgaagaggtgtcactctggccctaaattaaataGCCTCTTGTAATTATGTGTTCTGCGATATTAAAACCATTCTACTGACGTTTTGCcccgcaaaggcagattgtaaagaatataatggcttacattctgatgcaggactttgtgggcaaaacgacaatggaatgatattgtgtagaaaaaataaatacatttatattgtgagcagagtgatgcctcttcacttgatctgatggagcagagcagtcagtggagcacagggccgttaaagtgtcaatcatgaagaaattcatggtaatcaaacgccaatatgtccaatcaacactactgatcaggtgccaatagagagagaaaagaaaatagaggatgtgcaagcacaaatgaaaggTATGTTATTGCGCCAAGGAGGAATGCATGTACAtaaaaagttacataatgctagttttcttatatcatgactgtcaacaacaaaaggtcaatattgctttgttgccactacctccaaaaagcacagacagctctgtccgtcagttatataaagacaatattggcctctgtctatttgcatcagtcttctgtatgcttgtaagtatgtaatctttctctgatgtaatctttcactgatattattacagcactaacccagcacatttttctgtgttgatttttttaaaatggcaatgtaggttaggactagttgttttgcagctaaactgactggtcttgtttcattttcagttggttttattgtagcatatatgcaatattatatttgtatgtaatgaaatgcatacaaaaatatttgaagtgggatatattaccaagatatgcgtataaatataaatatgtccaagACACATGCGATGCTCATGTCATGCAACTGCTGAATTAGGGTACTGGCACCTTTTTTGGTCCAGTTCAGGCACTGGTTACTAGTAAGATGGTAGGTCTCTATTGAGAGGTTTCTTCGAAGATGTGTTAACATGGTAAAGAAAAGCATATAAAATTTTGTCACAACCAGCTGAAATACCATTCAAGTTATCATAAACAggattttcaaaaacaaagtgttGCTCCTCTCCATTTTGGGATTCCTTGATATGTCAGATGTTGAGCCATCTTGGTGCTTTTTAAAGAATGCAGAATTATATAAACCATGCTAATGATCCAGTTGTCTGGCAAACATCAGGGAAGCTAGTTTCCATGGATCACTAATGGATGGTTATTTGATTTTCCCTCAATCACatcctttgtctgtctctgttctaGAGGCTGATTGGATAACTCAGTTAACAGAGATTTGATTAAGTGTTGACCAGTAGGGTATTTACTGAGCTATTGTTTTGCCTGCAGAAACTTTCAGAATCAGGCTTGGCCAAGTATGCAACACATACAAGAAATCTGACTTTGGTTAAAAGCCCTAGCTCCCGGTtcttacattcatacatacataaccTTCCCCACACATGTATACTTCCATACCGTGCCAAAacatatacatatgcatatacaACGACATCAGAATCATTAATCTGGCATCAGTGCAGGATGCTGAGTGGGATTCCCTCTGTGGAAATGCTCCTGAGATTCATGATTAGCAGTGACACCTGGCTACATAAAGTTATGTAAGGATTTTCATCTGTATAAACATATGGGGCCCAGATGCATTAAAGTCTGTGTAGATTCAAGACTAAAGATCTGTGTATGCACAAAATTGAAAACATGCACACGCAGTCTTTTCTTCAGATTTATAAAACCTTGTTTTCATGGTGTGAACATGGATGCATTGTTCCGTTTTATAAATCACAATCATTGTGAaactgtgtgtacgtgtatgagCCTAATGGCCACTTCCACAATTAGCCATAAATGGATGTCGACACACTCCTGTTTAACCTGGGTTAGACATAAGTCATCATCATGAGAATCAGGCAACGTCCTCTAACAGCTGCTGCATCATTACACATAGCCATTACGCATTTTTGAGAGCCATAATATCCTATTGATTGATAACACATGAGTAAATCAAATTTATTATCTGATGTgtattattctttttctttttctatttactggcactagaaaaaaaaaatgatgttaaGGCACACATCTATAAAAGTTGTTATTATATGTAACTCTATTGAGACCTATTAGGCTACTATGGTGTGCTGAAAAGATTAAGGCTCCAAATAAAATGTTCCTTCTCTTTGTGGCATTGCTATATCACACTCAGCTCAGCTAAAAGTCTGTGTATGCATGGTGTAAAGCATGAGGTACGCACATTCTCATGGCACGTTCTTTTTTATAACTACCTATTCCTGTGTGGAAAGTGGCATATGTATTCTTTTTTGCGTGTACGCATTATTTATATATCTGGCCCATGGTCTTGTCAATCTAAGAACGACAGTGTAACATGAGACATGCACTAAACTGAGCAATCTGAATGTCAACTATATAGATCACATCATATTCTGCTCTGTATTACGATTTGGAGGACACAGGGCTGGACTTCAAGAAGTGCAGATAGTATAAATTGATGGATAATTAGACAATTGTTTAATGTCAATTAATTGTTTAATGTCTATATTCTTTTTTCTGATCCCTTCAGGATTCTGAGTCGTAGATCAAACTACTGCCATGTCACATCCAGGGATCCCTGAAACAGTGAGGACAAGGATTGCTGTCTTGCGTCACCTCGTCTCCTCTGGTGATCCTGCTGAGATGCCACCATGTTGCCAAACATCAGACCGAGCCGATGTCCACGTGTACGACCTCCCCCGACCTTTAAAACATTCCACTGCTCCTTCCACTTAAGCCTCCGAGAGATATCTAACTTTCAAGAGGCCACAGAGACTAAATCGCAGAAAAAGGGGTTAACTTCGCAGCAACGGACAATGACAAATGCATTTGTGTTCCCTTTTCCTTTTTGATACTGTATGATTGCAAGCACTGTGTCACAATGGAGTAGCATGTAAAGTAGAAGGCTATGTAGCAGCTTTTTGATCAGTAGAGCAATCAGTTTGGGACGATCTGCAATGCAATGGACAGGGAAGAACTGTGCTGGTGCAATGTGTAGCACAAGCTGCATAAAgacacacctgtgtgtgtgtgtgtgtgtgtgtgtgtgtgtgtgtgtgtgtgtgtgtgcgtgcgtgtgcgtgtgcgtgtgcgtgtgcgtgtgcgtgtgcgtgtgtgtgtgtatctgtctcaATCAGCAGCTGTTAATGAAGGTTGTGTTAAGTGAGGCGACCTGAGAGGCAGCACTTAATGCAACCTGAGACAACCTGGGGCCTAGCCATtatgtctgggtgtgtgtgtgtgcgtgtgggttgtgcaggtgtgtgtgtgcacgagtgtgAGGACACTTTCTCGTCGGTGTTCGTATATCCACTGAAACAAATGACACTGAGCCGCTCACCACAAGGCAGAtgagcagaaatgccaaaaatccCAGAACAATTGTGAATTAGTCCTTACATCTTTACCAGCAGTCATCTTTAGTTTGTGGTCACTGtcatcaaataaaacacacCTTGCTCTTTGTCTTGTCCTGTTCCACTGCCGAACCAGTTGATGATTTACCAAAACCTGCCATAGTCAAAGCATAGGGCAGAGATGAAAGGAATATTCTGTCTTGTTTCAGCGGAGTGGGAGAGAGCGACATGTGATGGCCGACCCTTACCCCTGACCCAGATcctatactctctctctctctctctctctttctctcacacacactatcctaaacaccaacactaagcATTTTCTCCTCATGTCCCTCTCTCCTATTAAATTATCATGGGTGGGTGGATG
This genomic stretch from Centroberyx gerrardi isolate f3 chromosome 18, fCenGer3.hap1.cur.20231027, whole genome shotgun sequence harbors:
- the sh3bgrl2 gene encoding SH3 domain-binding glutamic acid-rich-like protein 2, producing the protein MVIKVYIASSSGSVAVKKHQQAVVGFLEANRISFQEVDITMMEERRLWMYRNIPKDKQPEKGNPLPPQIFNEDRYCGDYEDFFQSKENNTVFAFLGLSSQPSVKDSES